In Ischnura elegans chromosome 9, ioIscEleg1.1, whole genome shotgun sequence, the following proteins share a genomic window:
- the LOC124165391 gene encoding uncharacterized protein LOC124165391: MPRSKEGKKRSAVVKENIECAVMAVINGEMSLRQACADFTVKLGTLHRHIEIHKQSGSDVYKYEATNAVKQVFNITMEEELLDYIKQAALLHYGLTKWEIRELAYQYAKANKVKYPQQWDENQTAGGEWMRNFMKKHEASVALRKPEATSLARSTSFNKFNVQAFFKNVKTVLEKHGPFPAHQIYNVDETGLSTVHVPPKIVAPKGIKQLGSMTSGERGQNVTMIAAINAVGNHIPPMFVFPRVNFKDFMLTGAPVGSIGGANPSGWSNESLFLKFLDHFIQHAKPSKEEPILMFLDNHDSHVNIPVIEKARASGIIMITFPPHTSHKLQPLDRTVFGSFKMHYNRAMNNWMSSNPGKSVSVYDVAQLVGRAFPLAFTTSNILSGFSATGISPLNEDIFQEDEFLSSYVSDRPDPALNPGERHEPLQLVSKPSTSEEPTISPVMIRPFPKALPRKGTSKGRAKGKSRILTDTPNKEEIAAQKTSGISKKKKPVKRKLIIDDSGDECEQVICQDSSYKEVSVQEILEQDAEDKIEENAIAVGMGEKSMKYVLPLKSVVRAVGQFVAVTYDNELYPGKIINVNDDGATISSMTKSKKSWKWPEKEDILIYPWEDILGGINSPRQISKRGFFHVPELNSMN; encoded by the coding sequence ATGCCTAGAAGTAAAGAAGGTAAGAAACGATCAGCagttgtaaaagaaaatattgaatgtgcAGTTATGGCAGTCATAAATGGTGAAATGTCATTGCGGCAAGCATGTGCAGATTTTACAGTAAAATTGGGAACACTACACAGACATATTGAAATTCATAAACAGTCAGGTTCAGATGTGTATAAATATGAAGCAACAAATGCAGTAAAAcaagtttttaatattacaatggaggaggAACTGCTTGACTACATAAAGCAGGCAGCTCTTCTGCATTATGGGTTAACGAAATGGGAGATACGGGAGCTTGCATACCAGTATGCTAAAGCAAACAAAGTTAAATATCCTCAACAGTGGGATGAAAACCAAACTGCCGGAGGTGAATGGAtgagaaattttatgaagaaacatGAAGCTTCGGTTGCACTTCGGAAGCCTGAAGCAACGTCTCTTGCTCGATCAACAAGCTTTAATAAATTCAATGTACAagcattctttaaaaatgttaaaactgttCTGGAAAAGCATGGTCCATTTCCTGCACATCAAATTTACAATGTGGATGAGACAGGGCTATCAACGGTCCACGTACCACCGAAAATTGTGGCTCCAAAAGGCATAAAACAGTTGGGAAGTATGACTTCTGGAGAAAGGGGACAGAATGTGAccatgattgctgcaattaacgCTGTTGGGAATCACATTCCTCCTATGTTTGTGTTTCCGAGAGTAAATTTCAAGGATTTCATGTTAACTGGAGCTCCAGTAGGTAGCATAGGAGGTGCTAACCCATCCGGGTGGTCCAATGAGAgtctattcttgaaatttttagatcaTTTCATACAACATGCAAAGCCTTCAAAAGAGGAACCAATTCTCATGTTCCTTGACAACCATGATAGCCATGTGAATATCCCAGTTATTGAGAAGGCCCGAGCTTCAGGAATAATTATGATCACATTTCCTCCACACACTTCACATAAACTTCAGCCTCTAGATCGGACAGTTTTTGGTTCTTTCAAGATGCATTATAATAGGGCAATGAATAACTGGATGTCCTCCAACCCAGGGAAATCTGTGTCAGTGTATGATGTTGCTCAATTGGTGGGCAGAGCATTTCCTCTTGCTTTTACTACCAGCAACATTCTGAGTGGTTTTAGTGCTACTGGCATCTCGCCACTGAATGAGGACATTTTTCAGGAAGATGAGTTTCTTTCCTCGTATGTCTCAGACCGTCCCGATCCAGCACTGAATCCAGGAGAAAGGCATGAGCCACTGCAATTGGTGAGTAAACCTTCAACAAGTGAAGAGCCTACAATCTCACCAGTGATGATCAGACCGTTTCCAAAGGCGCTGCCTAGGAAGGGGACTTCTAAAGGAAGAGCAAAAGGAAAATCTAGAATTCTAACAGACACACCCAACAAGGAGGAAATTGCAGCACAGAAAACAAGTGGTATCAGTAAGAAGAAAAAGCCCGTTAAACGTAAGTTGATAATAGACGATAGTGGGGACGAGTGCGAACAGGTGATTTGTCAAGATTCTTCATATAAAGAAGTGAGTGTGCAAGAAATACTTGAACAAGATGCTGAAGACAAAATCGAAGAAAATGCCATTGCAGTGGGTATGGGagaaaaaagcatgaaatatgttctTCCTCTAAAAAGTGTTGTTCGTGCAGTGGGGCAGTTTGTAGCAGTTACATATGATAACGAATTGTATCCTGGGAAAATAATCAATGTTAATGATGATGGGGCAACCATTAGCTCAATGACAAAATCAAAAAAGTCATGGAAATGGCCAGAGAAAGAAGACATTTTAATATATCCATGGGAAGATATTTTAGGTGGTATTAACTCTCCAAGGCAAATTTcaaaaagaggattttttcaTGTACCAGAATTAAACTCAATGAATTAG